A window of Chryseobacterium aquaeductus genomic DNA:
GTTTACGAAATTGACATGACCATAACTGTTGAAGAATTCATTTATTCTGAAGAATATTGTGGCGGAATTCCAAACGGTAAAAAGCTGAAGGCTTGTATTCCTGGAGGAAGTTCAGTTCCGATTGTTCCGGCAAATTTATTATTAAAAACTGTAAATGGTGAACCAAGATATATGAACTATGAATCTCTTGCTGACGGTGGTTTTGCTACCGGAACCATGATGGGTTCAGGAGGATTTATTGTATTGGATGAAGACCAGTGTGTTGTAGAACATACCATGACTTTGGCGAGATTTTATCACCACGAAAGTTGCGGACAGTGTACTCCTTGCCGCGAAGGAACGGGATGGATGCATAAAATTTTAAAGAAAATAGAAAAAGGAGAAGGAAAAATGGAAGACATCGATTTACTTTGGGACATCCAGAGAAAAATCGAGGGAAATACCATTTGTCCGTTGGGTGATGCGGCAGCATGGCCGGTTGCAGCAGCAATTCGTCATTTTAGAGATGAATTTGAGTGGCACGTAAAAAATCCTGAATTATGTTTAACACAAAACTACGGATTGGCCAATTATGCAGACCCGATTCCAGTTGCGGCAAGTAATTAATAGAGATTTAAAAAATTGAAAAGTATAATCGTTCTTTTAGTATTAATCGGATTCAGTTCATTTAATTTAAAAGGACAACAACAAGAGGAAAACAGCAGAGTTTTCAAAAAAGGAAGCTTCTTGGTGTTTTGGGGATGGAATAATGCAAAATATTCAAAATCAGACATTCACTTTAAAGGTAATGGATATGATTTTCAGTTGGATAATGTAGTTGCCCGCGACAGGCAGACTAAATTTGAATGGGGAGTTTATTTTAATCCGGGCTATATTACAATTCCGCAGGTTAATTATAGAATCACCTATTTTCCAAAAGATAATTTTGGAATTACAATCGGAATGGATCATATGAAATATGTGATGGATCAGAGGCAAATTGTAGACTTTAAAGGATACATCAATGATCCTAAATATGCAGAAATGGTGAATGATGGTAAAGTAGATCTAGACAACGGAGAATTTTTAACATTCGAACATACGGATGGTCTGAACTACATCAATATTGGAGCTCAGAAGTATAATAATGTTTTACATAAGAAACACATTGATATTTTCTTGAGTTATGGAGGTGGATTAGGTGCTTTATTACCGAAATCGAACGTTCAGCTGATGGGAAATGAAAGAAGCGACAGATTCCACTTGGCAGGGTTTGGATTGGATGCGAGAGCTGCACTAACTGTGGTTGTTATCAAACATATTGTGCTTCAGGCAGAAGGAAAGCTTGGTTACCTCAATATGCCGGATATTAAAACGACTCTTAATAACAAACAGGATAAAGCCTCGCAGGATTTTACCTTTGCACAGGTGAATTTTGGAATTGGATATACTTTTAATACAACAAAAAGATCAAAGTAATTTGATTTTAACTAATAAATAGAACTATTGCTTAGCGCATTATAAAGCGAAAGAATATGAGCGAAGAGGTTAAGAAATTTAAAATAACAATAGACGGACAAACTGCTGAAGTTTTGCCTGGAACTTCCATTTTGGAAGCAGCAAGACAAATCGGCGGCAAATCTGTACCACCTGCAATGTGCTATTACAGCAAGTTGGAAGCCAGTGGAGGAAGATGTAGAACGTGTTTGGTAGAGGTTTCTAAAGGTTCGGAAGCAGATCCGCGACCGATGCCGAAATTGGTAGCAAGCTGCAGAACCAATGTGATGGACGGAATGGAAGTGAAAAACCTTTCTTCTGATAAAGCACAGGAAGGTCGTAAAGCAGTTACTGAATTTTTGTTGGTGAATCACCCTTTAGATTGTCCGGTTTGTGATCAGGCAGGTGAGTGTCACCTTCAGGATTTGGGTTACGAACATGGAAATCTTGACACCAGAACAGAATTTAAGAGAAATACATATGATGCAGACGACTTAGGTCCACACATCAAACTGAATATGAACCGTTGTATCTTGTGTGCAAGATGCGTTTTGGCGGCCAATCAATTGACGGGTGAGCGGGAGCACGGAATTTTGTTCAGAGGAGATCATGCTGAGATTTCTACTTACTTAAATAAAGCTTTAGATAATGACTTCATCGGAAACGTAATCGACGTTTGTCCGGTTGGAGCTTTAACTGACAGAACAGCGCGTTTTGCAAGCAGAGTTTGGTTTACAAAACCAATGAATGCTTCTTGTAAATGTGATAAATGTTCTGGTAAAACTACTGTATATTTGAAGGGTGATGAAGTGGTAAGAGTTACTGCAAGAAAAGATCAGTGGGGAGAAGTTGAAGAATTTATCTGTGACACTTGCCGTTTCGAAAGAAAAAATTTATCAGACTGGAACATTGAAGGTCCAAGACATATCGACAGACATTCTGTTATTTCATTAAACCATTACGAGAAACCTAAAGACGAATTGAGAGTTTTAGACAATCCGATGGCGAAAGAAATCAGCGAAAAAGACGAAAAATAACAATAAATTATAAATTTTAGATTGTAAATTTTAAATGAATTTATAATCTAAAATCTAAAATCTAAAATTTAGAATGGATTTACTTACATTTAAATTAATACTTGTACTGGCGCTTTTCCTGTTATCATTAACGATAGCGGCCTACTCTACCTGGGCAGAAAGAAAAGTGGCGGCAATCATGCAGGACAGAATCGGGCCAAACAGATCCGGACCATTCGGTTTGCTGCAGCCTCTAGCAGATGGTGGGAAATTTTTCTTTAAGGAAGATTTTACTCCACAAAATGCAGAAAGATTCCTTTTTGTATTGGGACCTGCATTGGTAATGTTCATTTCATTGATCACCGGAGCGGTTATTCCTTGGGGTAAAACGTTAAATATTGGTGGTGAATCTTTCGATTTGCAGGTAGCTAATATTGATGTAGGTGTACTGTTCATCATCGGTATGGCTTCTATCGGAGTTTACGGAATTATGATCGGAGGCTGGGCTTCAAACAATAAATATTCATTATTAGGTGCAATCCGTGCTTCTTCACAAATGATCTCTTACGAATTAGCAATGGGTCTTGCATTACTTTCTATCATCATGATGACAGGAAGTTTAGATTTAAAAGTAATTACCGAAACTCAGTCTTCAGGCAAAATTTGGGGACTTTTCGAGATAGACGGATTAAACTGGAATATACTTTACCAACCTTTGGCATTTTTAATTTTCTTTGTTGCGGCTTTGGCAGAAACCAATCGTCACCCTTTCGATTTACCTGAATGTGAATCTGAACTGGTAACAGGATATTCTACCGAATATTCTTCAATGAAATTAGGATTATATATGTTTGGTGAATATGTTAACATGTTTATTTCAAATGCATTTATCGTAGTTCTTTTCTTTGGAGGTTACAACTATCCTGGAATCGAATGGGTAACTCAAAACTGGGGAGAAAATGCAGCGGGAATTTTAAGCATTGTAGCATTTTTAACAAAAACGATTGTCGGAATTTTGATCTTTATGTGGATCAGATGGACGCTTCCAAGATTCAGATATGACCAATTGATGCACTTAGGATGGAAAACATTAATTCCATTGGCATTGGTCAACCTGATGGTTACGGGAGCGGTGATTTTAGCTTTTGGAAATTAATAAATTGAATATAAATTAAGATAAGACACAAGATTGGTCTAAAATCTAATGTCTAACATCTAATATCTATAAATAAATGAAACTTACAAACAGATCAAAAGTTGTTTCGAATAAAGAAATGACCTTTTCTGAGAAAATCTACCTTCCGGCGATTTTCAAGGGAATGGGGATTACTTTTAAGCATGCTGTGAGAACCGTTGTAAAACGTGCTCCGAATGTTTATTCTTATCCGGAAGTACAAAAACCGAGAGCAGAAATCTGGAGAGGTCAGCACGTTCTGAAAAGAGATGAAGAAGGCAGAGAAAGATGTACAGCTTGTGGTTTGTGTGCAGTTGCATGTCCTGCCGAAGCCATTACTATGACGGCTTCTGAAAGAACAAGAGAAGAAAAAGATCTTTACAGAGAAGAAAAATATGCATCGGTATATGAAATTAATATGTTGAGATGTATTTTCTGCGGAATGTGTGAAGAGGCTTGTCCGAAATCTGCAATTTATTTGACAGACCGTTTGGTGGATGTAGAAACCAACAGAGGTTCTTTCATTTATGGAAAAGATAAATTGGTTGAAAAAATTAATGAAAGGATTGACATCACAGAAAGACAGTCCGAGAAACAAAAAAATGCGGTAAAATAATGGATCAGTTTTTATTTTTCTTGGTGGCGTTTTTAGCAGTGTCAAGTGCGGTTTACTTCGTATTTGCGAGAAATCCTCTCTACGCTATTCTGTCATTAATTGTTACAATGTTTTCAATCGCCGGAATGTACATTCTTCTGAATGCACAATTTTTGGCAATCATACAGATCATCGTCTACGCAGGTGCGATCATGGTTTTATTCCTTTATATCTTAATGATGCTTAACCTTAATAAGGAAGACGAAAGTAAGAAGAACAATACTTTAAAGTTTGTTGGAGTTTTTACCGCAGGTCTTTTATTAATTGGGGTTTTAGGTGTTTTCAGAGGAGTTCAGGAGCAACATGTAGTCGTAGAAAATGTAGACAAAGGCGTTGGTCTTACCAAAAATCTGGGAAGACTTTTATTCAACGAATATGTTTTGCCGTTTGAGCTTGCTTCCATCCTGATATTAGCAGGGATTGTAGGTGCGGTATTAATCGGTAAAAAAGATTTATAAATTATGGGAGAAGTAAATACTTTTATGCAAAGCGTCCCTTTGGAATATTTCATTATCCTTTCGTCAGTACTATTCTGTCTTGGGGTTTTGGGAGTATTGCTGAGAAAAAATGCGATTGTAATTTTGGGTTGTGTGGAGCTTATGCTAAATTCTGTAAACCTTTTGCTGGCCGCATTTTCAGCGTACAATGGGAACAGTGACGGGCAACTTTTAGTTTTCTTCATTATGGTGGTTGCTGCTGCAGAAGTTGCTGTAGGTTTGGCAATTATTGCGATGCTCTACAGAAATACACGTTCTGTGGATGTGAGTATATTTAATAAATTAAGAGGATAAAGAATGGAGAATTTAGTCTATACAATAATACTTTTACCACTTTTAGGTTTTCTTATTAACGGTTTACTCGGAAAAAATCTTCCAAAAATAGTGGTTGGTTCTCTGGCTACAGCAATGGTTTTTATTCCGTTCTGTATTGCAGTAAGCATTTTCATGAATTTCGATTCTGAAAGCCAGCCGGTAATTGTAAAAGCTTTTGAATGGTTCAGAGTCAACGGAATTCAAATCAACTTCGGTTTCCAGATTGATCAGCTGTCATTAATGATGGTGATGATCATCACAGGAATCGGATCTTTGATTCACCTCTACTCTATCGGATATATGAGTCATGATAAAGGTTTCTATAAGTTTTTTACTTATTTAAATCTATTTATCTTCTCGATGTTACTTTTAGTAATGGGAAGCAACTACCTGATCTTATTCATCGGATGGGAAGGTGTAGGTTTGTGTTCTTATTTACTCATCGGTTTCTGGTACACCAACGAAGAATATGGGAAAGCGGCAAGAAAAGCTTTCATCATGAACAGAATTGGTGACCTTGCTTTGTTGATTGGAATCTTCATGATTGCTTCTCAGACAAATGCAGTTGATTACTTAACGGTTGCTCAAAACGCAGGGAAATTTGAATTAGACGGAACAATAATTATATTTATTACAGCAAGTTTATTTATCGGTGCTACCGGAAAATCTGCTCAGGTTCCTTTATATACATGGTTACCCGATGCGATGGCTGGTCCGACTCCGGTTTCTGCATTGATTCACGCGGCGACGATGGTTACGGCAGGTATTTATTTAGTAGTAAGATCTAACTTCTTATTTACTTTAGCTCCAACCGTACAAGACGGAATTTTATTAATCGGTTTCTTAACCGCAGCTTTAGCAGGTTTCTATGCGCTTCGTCAAAACGACATCAAAAAAGTATTGGCATATTCTACAGTTTCACAGCTTGGTTTTATGTTTATCGCTTTAGGTTTAGGAGCTTATACCACAGCTATGTTCCATGTAATGACGCACGCTTTCTTTAAAGCTTTGCTATTCTTGGGTGCAGGTTCTGTCATTCACGCAATGAGCAACGAACAGGATATGCGTTTCATGGGAGGTTTGAAAAAATACATTCCAATTACCCACGCAACTTTCCTGATCGGAACTTTAGCAATCTCAGGATTCCCTTTATTATCAGGGATGATTTCAAAAGACGAAATTTTAGTAGCGGCTTATTCTAAAAACCCGATTTACTGGGTGATGCTATTTATCTTAGCGGCTGTTACTGCAACTTATATGTTCAGATTGTATTATTTGACTTTCCACGGAGATTTCAGAGGTACTGACGAACAGAAACATCATTTACA
This region includes:
- a CDS encoding NADH-quinone oxidoreductase subunit J family protein, yielding MDQFLFFLVAFLAVSSAVYFVFARNPLYAILSLIVTMFSIAGMYILLNAQFLAIIQIIVYAGAIMVLFLYILMMLNLNKEDESKKNNTLKFVGVFTAGLLLIGVLGVFRGVQEQHVVVENVDKGVGLTKNLGRLLFNEYVLPFELASILILAGIVGAVLIGKKDL
- a CDS encoding NuoI/complex I 23 kDa subunit family protein, yielding MKLTNRSKVVSNKEMTFSEKIYLPAIFKGMGITFKHAVRTVVKRAPNVYSYPEVQKPRAEIWRGQHVLKRDEEGRERCTACGLCAVACPAEAITMTASERTREEKDLYREEKYASVYEINMLRCIFCGMCEEACPKSAIYLTDRLVDVETNRGSFIYGKDKLVEKINERIDITERQSEKQKNAVK
- the nuoL gene encoding NADH-quinone oxidoreductase subunit L, encoding MENLVYTIILLPLLGFLINGLLGKNLPKIVVGSLATAMVFIPFCIAVSIFMNFDSESQPVIVKAFEWFRVNGIQINFGFQIDQLSLMMVMIITGIGSLIHLYSIGYMSHDKGFYKFFTYLNLFIFSMLLLVMGSNYLILFIGWEGVGLCSYLLIGFWYTNEEYGKAARKAFIMNRIGDLALLIGIFMIASQTNAVDYLTVAQNAGKFELDGTIIIFITASLFIGATGKSAQVPLYTWLPDAMAGPTPVSALIHAATMVTAGIYLVVRSNFLFTLAPTVQDGILLIGFLTAALAGFYALRQNDIKKVLAYSTVSQLGFMFIALGLGAYTTAMFHVMTHAFFKALLFLGAGSVIHAMSNEQDMRFMGGLKKYIPITHATFLIGTLAISGFPLLSGMISKDEILVAAYSKNPIYWVMLFILAAVTATYMFRLYYLTFHGDFRGTDEQKHHLHESPTSMTLPLIVLAVLSVLGGFINLPHFIGHGHYAKLMEWLKPVLTEESFKQMETTLTGVAESTEFILLGATVAMFFAVWFIVKNTYVNKKKRAIAEDDYTGWEKLSAKKLYVDELYNALIVKTVEGLGRGGKMFDKGVLDRFVDYIGEGAEDSGRSMKRIQNGNVENYILIMSLAVGIILIVNFILQ
- a CDS encoding 2Fe-2S iron-sulfur cluster-binding protein, whose product is MSEEVKKFKITIDGQTAEVLPGTSILEAARQIGGKSVPPAMCYYSKLEASGGRCRTCLVEVSKGSEADPRPMPKLVASCRTNVMDGMEVKNLSSDKAQEGRKAVTEFLLVNHPLDCPVCDQAGECHLQDLGYEHGNLDTRTEFKRNTYDADDLGPHIKLNMNRCILCARCVLAANQLTGEREHGILFRGDHAEISTYLNKALDNDFIGNVIDVCPVGALTDRTARFASRVWFTKPMNASCKCDKCSGKTTVYLKGDEVVRVTARKDQWGEVEEFICDTCRFERKNLSDWNIEGPRHIDRHSVISLNHYEKPKDELRVLDNPMAKEISEKDEK
- the nuoK gene encoding NADH-quinone oxidoreductase subunit NuoK, which encodes MGEVNTFMQSVPLEYFIILSSVLFCLGVLGVLLRKNAIVILGCVELMLNSVNLLLAAFSAYNGNSDGQLLVFFIMVVAAAEVAVGLAIIAMLYRNTRSVDVSIFNKLRG
- the nuoH gene encoding NADH-quinone oxidoreductase subunit NuoH; amino-acid sequence: MDLLTFKLILVLALFLLSLTIAAYSTWAERKVAAIMQDRIGPNRSGPFGLLQPLADGGKFFFKEDFTPQNAERFLFVLGPALVMFISLITGAVIPWGKTLNIGGESFDLQVANIDVGVLFIIGMASIGVYGIMIGGWASNNKYSLLGAIRASSQMISYELAMGLALLSIIMMTGSLDLKVITETQSSGKIWGLFEIDGLNWNILYQPLAFLIFFVAALAETNRHPFDLPECESELVTGYSTEYSSMKLGLYMFGEYVNMFISNAFIVVLFFGGYNYPGIEWVTQNWGENAAGILSIVAFLTKTIVGILIFMWIRWTLPRFRYDQLMHLGWKTLIPLALVNLMVTGAVILAFGN